A stretch of Paracoccus sp. N5 DNA encodes these proteins:
- a CDS encoding pitrilysin family protein has product MTILARLTPLALVLAASPALAEMPKGISHFTLENGLEAVVIEDHRAPVVVQMVWYKIGSADEQPGKSGIAHYLEHLMFKGTDKLGPGELSKTVTANGGMDNAFTSYDYTTYFQRIAADRLPLVMEMESDRMANLRIGEDDWQAERQVVLEERSQRTDSDPGAQFSEERSAVQFYNHPYGRPVIGWRQEMEGLTRDDAIAWYDAHYAPNDAVLVIAGDVTAEKARELAQQYYGPIAAKPDSTRLPRPQEPVQRSPRRMERVDARVAQPVMLRTVIAPQRKHEDQKTAAALTVLAELLAGSSQTSVLARELVLTGKALYVDASYDGFSVDPTTFGLSMVPAPGVENADAEAALDAALKRFLTDGPDAAQLERVKTRIRAARVYAQDSAHGRAYDYGQGLATGLTVEDVNDWPDVLAAVTPEDITAAAKLVLENPATVTGWLLPQPGADASAAPQPLPAAQTGDVE; this is encoded by the coding sequence ATGACGATCCTTGCCCGCCTGACCCCGCTGGCGCTGGTGCTGGCCGCCAGCCCCGCGCTGGCCGAAATGCCGAAAGGCATCAGCCATTTCACCCTGGAAAACGGCCTCGAGGCCGTGGTGATCGAGGATCACCGCGCCCCGGTGGTGGTGCAGATGGTGTGGTACAAGATCGGCTCGGCCGACGAACAGCCGGGCAAGTCCGGCATCGCGCATTACCTGGAACACCTGATGTTCAAGGGCACCGACAAGCTGGGGCCGGGCGAGCTGTCGAAGACCGTGACCGCGAACGGCGGCATGGACAATGCCTTTACCAGCTACGACTACACCACCTATTTCCAGCGCATCGCCGCCGACCGCCTGCCGCTGGTCATGGAGATGGAATCCGACCGCATGGCGAACCTTCGCATTGGCGAGGACGACTGGCAGGCCGAGCGCCAGGTGGTGCTGGAGGAACGCTCGCAGCGCACCGACAGCGACCCGGGCGCGCAATTCTCGGAAGAACGCAGCGCGGTGCAGTTCTACAACCACCCCTATGGCCGGCCGGTGATCGGCTGGCGGCAGGAGATGGAGGGGCTGACCCGCGACGATGCCATCGCCTGGTATGATGCGCATTATGCCCCGAACGACGCGGTGCTGGTCATCGCCGGCGATGTGACGGCCGAGAAGGCCCGCGAACTGGCCCAGCAATATTACGGCCCCATCGCCGCCAAGCCCGATTCGACCAGGCTGCCGCGCCCGCAGGAGCCGGTGCAGCGCTCGCCCCGCCGGATGGAGCGGGTCGATGCCCGCGTCGCCCAGCCGGTGATGCTGCGCACGGTGATCGCGCCGCAGCGCAAGCACGAGGATCAGAAGACCGCCGCCGCGCTGACCGTGCTGGCGGAACTGCTGGCGGGGTCCAGCCAGACCTCGGTTCTGGCGCGCGAACTGGTGCTGACCGGCAAGGCGCTTTACGTCGATGCCTCCTATGACGGGTTCTCGGTCGATCCGACCACCTTCGGCCTGTCGATGGTGCCGGCGCCGGGGGTCGAGAATGCCGATGCCGAGGCGGCGCTGGACGCGGCGCTGAAGCGGTTCCTGACCGATGGCCCGGATGCGGCGCAGCTGGAACGGGTCAAGACCCGGATCCGCGCCGCCCGGGTCTATGCCCAGGATTCGGCGCATGGCCGCGCCTATGACTATGGCCAGGGGTTGGCGACCGGCTTGACGGTCGAGGACGTGAACGACTGGCCCGACGTGCTGGCCGCCGTCACGCCCGAGGACATCACCGCCGCCGCGAAACTGGTGCTGGAAAACCCCGCCACCGTGACCGGCTGGCTGCTGCCGCAGCCCGGCGCCGATGCCTCGGCCGCGCCCCAGCCCCTGCCCGCCGCCCAGACCGGAGACGTCGAATGA
- a CDS encoding pitrilysin family protein, giving the protein MIRALVTFVFVALAGLPASAIEIQEITSPGGIKAWLVEDHSIPFTALSLMFKGGASLDAPGKRGQMSLMTALLEEGAGDRDSVAYAEAVEGLGAQNRFDVGDDALTVNARMLTENRDQAADLLRAALTEPRFDADAVERVRAQLQAVIRSEATDPQSIATKELARLAWGEHPYATSINGTAESVAALTRDDLVAAKDRVLARDRVVVAAAGDISAEDLGRLIDRLLGGLPEKGSAPLPQPATLALKGGVTVIDWDSPQTVVSFAQAGLPMSDPDYFAAYVADHILGGGGFSSRLMDQIREKRGLTYGVGTGLANGLYGETWQGGMASANDKVAEAVGLIRSEWDRFAEGGVTEKELNDAKTYLTGEYPLRFDGNGKIAGILAGMQLIGLPADYVNTRNGKIEAVTAEDVQRVAQRLLHSDQIRFVLVGRPEGVAATD; this is encoded by the coding sequence ATGATCCGCGCGCTTGTTACCTTCGTCTTCGTCGCGCTGGCCGGACTGCCCGCCAGCGCCATCGAGATCCAAGAGATCACCTCGCCCGGCGGCATCAAGGCCTGGCTGGTCGAGGATCACTCGATCCCCTTCACCGCGCTGTCGCTGATGTTCAAGGGCGGCGCCAGCCTCGACGCGCCCGGCAAGCGCGGGCAGATGAGCCTGATGACCGCGCTGCTGGAAGAGGGCGCGGGCGATAGGGATTCGGTCGCCTATGCCGAGGCGGTCGAGGGGCTGGGGGCGCAGAACCGCTTCGACGTCGGCGACGACGCGCTGACCGTCAATGCCCGGATGCTGACCGAGAACCGCGACCAGGCCGCCGATCTGCTGCGCGCCGCCCTGACCGAGCCGCGCTTCGACGCCGATGCGGTCGAGCGGGTGCGGGCGCAGCTGCAGGCGGTGATCCGGTCCGAGGCGACCGATCCGCAAAGCATCGCCACCAAGGAGCTGGCCCGGCTGGCCTGGGGCGAGCATCCCTATGCGACCTCGATCAACGGCACCGCCGAATCGGTGGCGGCGCTGACCCGCGACGACTTGGTCGCCGCCAAGGACCGGGTGCTGGCCCGCGACCGCGTGGTCGTGGCCGCCGCCGGCGACATCTCGGCCGAGGACCTGGGCAGGCTGATCGACAGGCTACTGGGCGGGTTGCCGGAAAAGGGCTCGGCGCCATTGCCGCAGCCGGCCACGCTGGCGCTGAAGGGCGGCGTGACGGTGATCGACTGGGACAGCCCGCAGACCGTGGTGAGCTTTGCCCAGGCAGGCCTGCCGATGTCGGACCCGGATTACTTCGCCGCCTATGTCGCCGACCATATCCTGGGCGGCGGCGGGTTTTCCTCGCGCCTGATGGACCAGATCCGCGAGAAGCGCGGGCTGACCTATGGCGTCGGCACCGGCCTGGCCAACGGGCTTTACGGCGAAACCTGGCAGGGCGGCATGGCCAGCGCCAATGACAAGGTGGCCGAGGCGGTGGGCCTGATCCGCAGCGAATGGGACCGCTTCGCCGAGGGCGGCGTCACCGAGAAGGAACTGAACGACGCCAAGACCTACCTGACCGGCGAATACCCGCTGCGCTTCGACGGCAACGGCAAGATCGCCGGCATCCTGGCCGGGATGCAGTTGATCGGCCTGCCGGCGGATTACGTGAACACCCGCAACGGCAAGATCGAGGCGGTGACGGCCGAGGACGTGCAGCGCGTCGCGCAGCGCCTGCTGCATTCCGACCAGATCCGCTTCGTGCTGGTCGGGCGGCCCGAGGGGGTCGCAGCCACCGACTGA